A genomic window from Yoonia rosea includes:
- a CDS encoding pyridoxal phosphate-dependent aminotransferase, whose product MRRSDRGNVDPFIVMDVMEAARQAEAAGRHIIHMEVGQPGTGAPEAAKARLIDDLADPLGYTVALGLPELKERIAKHYAEWYGVTLDPARVVITSGASGAFLLAFSALFDNDARVGLGTPCYPSYRQILRAVGLTPIDIPTTFAQRFQPAPADVAAHDLDGLIVASPANPTGTMLDRDGLADLAAACAAQGAAFISDEIYHGIDYDVAPVSALQVTDDVYVVNSFSKYFSMTGWRVGWMIVPEDHIRQVERLAQNMFICAPHAAQRLALHAMDCTDELEANKAVYRANRALMIEGLQAAGLTRFAPPDGAFYVYVDVSEYTDDALAFADEILEKAGVAVTPGLDFDAARGHHWLRFSYARSTADITEGLDRLARFMQGRRA is encoded by the coding sequence ATGCGACGCTCAGACAGAGGGAATGTCGATCCTTTCATCGTGATGGACGTGATGGAGGCTGCGCGTCAGGCCGAGGCGGCAGGACGGCATATCATCCATATGGAAGTGGGCCAGCCGGGCACCGGTGCGCCGGAGGCGGCGAAGGCGCGGTTGATTGACGATCTGGCGGATCCTTTGGGTTACACGGTGGCGCTGGGGCTGCCGGAGTTGAAAGAGCGGATCGCGAAGCATTACGCCGAATGGTACGGGGTGACGCTTGATCCGGCGCGCGTGGTGATCACCAGCGGGGCGTCGGGGGCGTTCCTGCTCGCGTTTTCGGCCTTGTTTGACAATGATGCGCGGGTCGGGCTGGGCACGCCGTGCTATCCGTCCTATCGCCAGATCTTGCGGGCTGTGGGCCTGACCCCGATTGATATTCCCACGACATTTGCGCAGCGTTTTCAGCCGGCACCTGCTGATGTGGCAGCGCATGATCTGGACGGGCTGATCGTCGCCTCGCCCGCGAACCCGACGGGGACGATGCTGGATCGTGACGGTTTGGCGGATCTGGCGGCGGCCTGTGCGGCACAGGGGGCGGCCTTTATCTCGGACGAGATTTATCACGGAATTGATTATGACGTGGCCCCTGTTTCGGCGTTGCAGGTCACCGATGACGTCTATGTGGTGAATTCCTTTTCCAAGTATTTCTCGATGACCGGTTGGCGCGTGGGCTGGATGATTGTGCCCGAGGACCACATCCGGCAGGTCGAGCGTCTGGCGCAGAACATGTTCATCTGTGCGCCCCATGCCGCCCAGCGGCTGGCGTTGCATGCGATGGATTGCACCGATGAGCTTGAGGCCAACAAGGCCGTGTACCGCGCCAATCGGGCGCTGATGATTGAGGGGTTGCAGGCCGCTGGCCTGACCCGTTTCGCGCCGCCTGACGGGGCATTTTATGTCTATGTGGATGTGTCGGAATACACCGATGATGCCTTGGCTTTTGCAGATGAGATTCTAGAGAAAGCGGGTGTTGCGGTCACGCCGGGACTCGATTTTGATGCCGCACGCGGCCACCACTGGTTGCGGTTTTCCTATGCGCGCTCCACGGCGGATATCACCGAAGGGCTGGACCGGCTGGCGCGGTTCATGCAGGGGCGGCGGGCATGA
- a CDS encoding N-acetylmuramoyl-L-alanine amidase — protein MIRWLLSFLFIGNLATAQVTVDPERTSVSDGWWTLEVAIGLDRITPYRVFTLDDPRRLVLDVEGASFAGLDAAALLSGDRATDVRFGPLRPGWSRMVVDLAEPLVITEAGMVRTDAGADLTIVLERASAEEFAAAAGAPPDPGWDVVTGFDPDAAAALAASEDFIVVIDPGHGGIDPGAYQGGIKEADLMLILAAELAVMLNTQEGVQAVLTRENDVFVPLSARMTFARQVGADLFLSLHADALGDADVRGASVYTLSSDGGDAAAQRIVERHERGDLLAGVDLNDAEDRVATTLMDLARARTGPEGVRIADALAAAMQAQGVPMNSRPRREGQFVVLTAAGFPSVLIEAGFLSNAQDRAFLATPEGRARIARAIRDTVVLLAR, from the coding sequence ATGATCCGCTGGCTGCTGTCTTTCCTCTTTATCGGCAATCTGGCCACCGCTCAGGTGACGGTTGACCCCGAGCGCACCAGTGTCAGCGACGGCTGGTGGACGCTTGAGGTTGCCATCGGGCTGGACCGGATCACGCCATACCGCGTGTTCACGCTGGATGACCCGCGTCGTCTGGTACTGGATGTGGAAGGGGCCTCGTTTGCGGGGCTTGATGCCGCTGCGCTGTTGTCGGGGGATCGGGCAACAGATGTGCGCTTTGGCCCGCTGCGCCCCGGGTGGTCGCGGATGGTGGTTGATCTGGCCGAACCCCTCGTCATTACCGAGGCGGGTATGGTGCGCACCGATGCGGGCGCTGATCTGACAATCGTGCTGGAGCGTGCAAGCGCCGAAGAATTTGCCGCCGCCGCAGGCGCGCCACCTGATCCGGGCTGGGATGTCGTGACAGGGTTTGATCCCGATGCCGCCGCGGCCCTTGCCGCAAGCGAGGATTTCATCGTGGTGATTGACCCCGGACATGGCGGCATTGACCCCGGGGCCTATCAGGGCGGGATCAAAGAGGCTGATCTGATGCTGATCCTTGCAGCAGAGCTTGCGGTTATGTTGAACACGCAAGAGGGGGTGCAGGCGGTGCTGACCCGCGAGAATGACGTGTTCGTCCCGCTTTCAGCGCGAATGACATTTGCGCGGCAGGTGGGGGCGGATCTGTTTCTGTCGTTGCATGCGGATGCCTTGGGTGACGCGGATGTGCGGGGCGCTTCGGTCTATACGCTTTCATCCGATGGTGGCGATGCTGCAGCACAGCGGATCGTCGAACGGCATGAGCGCGGTGATCTTTTGGCGGGTGTTGATCTGAACGACGCCGAGGACCGCGTGGCGACCACGCTGATGGACTTGGCGCGCGCGCGGACAGGGCCAGAGGGCGTGCGGATTGCCGACGCACTTGCAGCAGCGATGCAGGCGCAGGGTGTTCCGATGAATTCGCGTCCGCGCCGCGAGGGGCAGTTTGTGGTGTTAACGGCTGCGGGCTTTCCCAGCGTGTTGATCGAGGCGGGGTTCTTGTCGAATGCGCAGGACCGCGCGTTTCTGGCAACCCCCGAAGGACGGGCACGGATTGCCCGCGCGATCCGCGATACGGTGGTTTTGTTGGCCCGCTAG
- a CDS encoding class I SAM-dependent methyltransferase: MPANDVIPTYERIGHIWAKSRNRSLMEKQWLDRFLTTAPRATGAVRVLDLGCGSGQPMATYLAERGAVLTGVDATDTMTRLYAQNLPKAQVIKEDMRSLNLDQNFDAILAWNSFFHLGADDQRAMFARFAAHSAPLATLMFTSGHIAGEAIGQVADAPIYHASLDPAEYQTLLADNGFKVLRYTSEDPTCGHHTIWLAQFTGT; encoded by the coding sequence ATGCCAGCAAATGATGTCATTCCCACCTACGAACGCATTGGCCACATCTGGGCCAAAAGCCGCAACCGCAGCCTGATGGAAAAGCAGTGGCTGGACCGTTTTCTGACGACAGCCCCCCGCGCAACAGGCGCGGTCCGCGTCCTTGATCTCGGGTGCGGGTCAGGCCAGCCAATGGCGACCTATCTTGCCGAACGGGGGGCGGTTTTAACAGGTGTCGATGCGACCGACACCATGACACGGCTTTATGCACAAAACCTGCCAAAGGCGCAGGTGATCAAAGAAGACATGCGCAGCCTGAACCTCGATCAGAACTTTGACGCCATTCTTGCGTGGAATAGTTTCTTCCATCTTGGCGCAGATGACCAACGGGCGATGTTTGCACGGTTTGCCGCCCATAGCGCCCCTCTTGCAACGCTGATGTTCACGTCCGGCCATATCGCAGGCGAGGCGATAGGACAGGTCGCAGACGCGCCGATCTATCACGCCTCCCTTGATCCAGCCGAATACCAAACGCTATTGGCGGACAACGGATTCAAGGTTCTCCGTTACACGTCTGAGGATCCGACCTGCGGGCATCATACGATCTGGCTGGCGCAATTCACCGGCACCTAG
- a CDS encoding penicillin-binding protein 1A, with protein sequence MLRFIFSFLGGLFTLLTLGAFMGALAIGAVLYMYGRDLPSYETLSQYTPKTISRIYSGEGQIIDEFAVERRLFTPAEEIPDIVKQAFISAEDKNFYEHGGYDAMGMVSAFVDAVESRGENLRGASTITQQVMKNFLLDGSRSVERKIKEIILAVRIEGAMPKERILELYLNEIFLGQNSFGVTAAALTYFNKPLTELTPGEAAYLASLPKAPSNRHPVRDRDAAIFWRNNTLREMFENGYIDEETYETERAAPLLSVQGGDYEDFRETLPERDYFTDEIRRQLSQNFGEEEFFSGGLSIRATIDPELQVTAAHSLQRALEEYDRAQGAWRGTELTIPQEALASEEDWRAALAGLTVPRSIDLDGQWYPAVIREVAENTLTIGIEGVEETADEPFVVPRVDIRWLVGDFFDNFTPGDVVHVRRLLDGDGNFERWSLRQVPEVQGGFMAMDVNTGRVIAMQGGFSYESSVFNRATQAQRQPGSSFKPFVYAAALDSGYSPATIIVDAPITINTPQGTWRPRNSSNQFYGPTPMRTGIERSRNLMTIRLAQEIGIDTVGRYAERFGVYEDMNRVLAASLGSDETTLFKMVAAYAMFANGGERVEPTLVDRVQDRYGHTVYRHDQRTCLDCDQANLPAGDGPRIMSNRDRVMNEITAYQLTSMMQGVVQRGTASGTVNLPVPIAGKTGTTNDAKDVWFVGFSSNIVAGCYIGYDTPRTLGRGASGGGFCGPVFNRFMQEAIEKYGSGSFRVPANCQFINIDRFSGARLPNDAAGDNVVRECFRPGEEPLFGIMFDGGFAMAADLPLFDEAQAAQRQVTTSTGETATVGDKATFGTLSSGGLY encoded by the coding sequence GTGTTGCGCTTTATCTTTTCTTTTCTTGGCGGCTTGTTCACACTGCTGACGCTTGGGGCCTTTATGGGGGCGCTGGCGATTGGTGCTGTGCTCTACATGTATGGCCGCGATTTGCCGAGTTACGAGACCCTGTCGCAGTACACACCCAAGACAATCAGTCGGATTTATTCAGGTGAAGGGCAGATTATCGACGAATTTGCCGTCGAGCGCCGCCTGTTCACACCCGCTGAGGAAATCCCCGATATCGTCAAGCAGGCCTTCATTTCTGCCGAGGACAAAAACTTCTACGAACATGGCGGTTATGATGCCATGGGTATGGTGTCGGCCTTTGTGGATGCGGTGGAATCGCGCGGCGAAAACCTGCGCGGGGCGTCTACGATCACCCAGCAGGTGATGAAAAATTTCCTTCTGGATGGATCACGTTCGGTTGAGCGCAAGATCAAAGAGATCATTCTGGCGGTACGCATTGAGGGCGCAATGCCCAAAGAGCGTATTCTGGAGCTCTACCTGAACGAGATTTTTCTGGGCCAGAACAGTTTTGGCGTGACCGCTGCCGCTCTGACCTATTTCAACAAACCTCTGACCGAACTGACCCCGGGCGAGGCGGCTTATCTTGCGTCTTTGCCAAAGGCGCCCAGCAACCGTCACCCCGTGCGCGACCGTGACGCCGCTATCTTTTGGCGTAACAACACCCTGCGCGAGATGTTCGAGAACGGCTATATCGACGAAGAGACCTATGAGACCGAGCGCGCAGCCCCGCTTCTGTCTGTGCAGGGCGGCGACTATGAGGATTTCCGCGAGACATTGCCGGAGCGGGATTATTTCACTGATGAAATCCGCCGCCAGCTCAGCCAGAACTTCGGGGAAGAGGAATTCTTCTCGGGTGGTTTGTCGATCCGCGCGACCATTGATCCCGAGTTGCAGGTGACGGCGGCCCATTCCCTGCAGCGCGCACTTGAAGAGTATGACCGCGCGCAGGGTGCTTGGCGAGGCACCGAACTGACGATCCCGCAAGAGGCTTTGGCCAGCGAAGAAGACTGGCGCGCAGCCCTTGCCGGTTTGACTGTGCCGCGCAGCATTGATCTGGACGGTCAGTGGTATCCGGCGGTGATCCGCGAGGTGGCCGAAAACACGCTGACAATCGGCATTGAAGGCGTGGAAGAGACCGCAGACGAACCCTTTGTGGTGCCGCGCGTCGATATCCGTTGGCTGGTGGGTGATTTCTTTGACAATTTCACGCCCGGTGATGTGGTTCACGTGCGTCGTCTGCTGGATGGGGACGGCAATTTTGAACGCTGGTCCTTGCGGCAGGTGCCTGAGGTACAGGGCGGGTTTATGGCGATGGACGTCAACACCGGCCGCGTGATCGCGATGCAGGGCGGCTTTAGCTATGAAAGCTCGGTCTTCAACCGCGCCACACAAGCACAGCGCCAGCCCGGATCGTCGTTCAAGCCTTTCGTCTATGCGGCGGCTTTGGACAGCGGCTATTCGCCAGCCACGATCATTGTGGACGCACCGATCACGATTAACACACCGCAGGGCACATGGCGTCCGCGCAACTCGTCCAATCAGTTTTACGGCCCGACACCGATGCGCACAGGGATCGAGCGGTCGCGGAACCTGATGACCATCCGTCTGGCCCAAGAGATCGGGATTGATACGGTCGGGCGCTATGCGGAACGCTTTGGCGTCTACGAGGATATGAACCGCGTGCTTGCGGCCTCGCTCGGGTCCGATGAGACCACATTGTTCAAGATGGTTGCCGCCTATGCGATGTTCGCCAATGGCGGTGAGCGGGTCGAGCCGACGCTGGTGGACCGCGTGCAGGACCGTTACGGCCACACGGTCTACCGTCACGACCAGCGCACCTGTCTTGATTGCGATCAGGCCAATCTACCTGCCGGTGACGGGCCGCGGATCATGTCGAACCGCGACCGTGTGATGAATGAAATCACCGCCTATCAGCTGACGTCGATGATGCAGGGCGTTGTGCAGCGCGGCACCGCAAGTGGCACTGTAAACCTTCCTGTGCCGATTGCGGGCAAGACCGGTACCACGAACGATGCCAAAGATGTCTGGTTCGTCGGCTTTTCGTCTAATATCGTCGCAGGGTGCTATATCGGCTATGATACACCGCGCACCTTGGGCCGTGGTGCCTCGGGTGGCGGGTTCTGTGGGCCGGTGTTCAACCGGTTCATGCAAGAAGCGATCGAGAAGTACGGCTCGGGCTCGTTCCGTGTGCCTGCCAATTGCCAGTTCATCAACATTGACCGGTTCAGCGGTGCACGCCTGCCCAACGATGCTGCGGGCGATAATGTCGTGCGCGAATGTTTCCGCCCCGGCGAAGAGCCTTTGTTCGGCATCATGTTTGACGGTGGTTTTGCCATGGCGGCCGATTTGCCGCTCTTTGATGAAGCCCAGGCCGCACAGCGTCAGGTGACAACATCAACGGGTGAGACCGCGACTGTGGGTGATAAGGCGACCTTTGGGACATTGTCTTCGGGTGGTCTTTACTGA